The region TATAGACCTTGCCAGCATTTCAAAGCTGGCTTTTTGTTTTAAAAATTTACTTATTGCGCGATTAAATCCTTGACACAGATTTATTGATTTGATAAATTCTAAATTAGCTTACCGCTCGGTAAGTAATGACATTTATTAAAACTATGGAAACAATTACAGTCCGATCCGAAGGTGTCGTTGGCGATACCAAAAAATATATCATCGGCACGGCTCGACGTCTTTTTTCAAAATACAGTTATTTAGGTGTTTCGATGAGCGATATCGCTAAAAAACTCAATTTTACTAAGGCCGCGCTTTATTATCATTTTACCGGCAAAGCCGAAATTTACGGGAATGTTCTTGATGAGGTTTTTAGTGATTTAAATTCGCTGATCCTTCAGGCGTTAAACGAAAAAACGGATGATAAAAAATTGCGCCGGGTAATCACAAGCTATCTTGTTTTTGGCTTGAAAGAAAAAAACCTTGTTAAAGCGCTGGTGTTGAAATTATCACCCAAGGAACGCGATACAACCGAGCACATCGCCCGTTTAAGAGAAAGGGTCGCTGGCTTGATTGAGCCTATAGTCAAAGAGGCTTTAGTGGACAAAAAATTGGCGGAAAAAACCGACAGCAAACTTTTGACATCCCTGCTTACCTGCATGATGGACGGGCTGCTTTTGGAATGTTCGTTTCTTGATAAAAAAATCGATCCGGAAAAAGTATCGGATCAAATAATCAAAATATTATTCCAAAACTAGCGCCGGTAAATTTATATGTTAAGCATCGTTATTCCCACGTTCAACGAAGAAAAATACCTCCCGCGCCTTCTAAAATCAATCGAAAGACAAACCTTTAGGGATTATGAAGTGATTGTCGCCGACAACGATTCAAGCGACTCCACGCGGGCAATTGCGAAAAGCTTCGGAGCGAAAATTGTTTCCGGCGGAATGCCCGGTCGGGGTCGCAATCAGGGAGCGAAAGCTGCCCGCGGCGAGTGGCTTTTATTTTTGGACGCTGATGTAGTATTGCCGCCCGATTTCTTGGGAAGAGCCATGACGGAAATCAAAAACAGCGATTTTTCCGTGGCAACATGTTTGATCGATCCGTTAAGCGATCGGCGAATCGACAAATTGTTGCATGGTTCGGTGAATCTGTATATGCGGGCGACTAGAAAATTTTTTGCCCACGCGCCGGGATTTTGCATATTTTGCGAAATGAAAATCCATCGAAAGTCGGGCGGATTTAACGAAAAAATAAAACTCGGCGAAGACATTGATTATGTCCACCGCCTGAGCAAAATCGCCAAGTTCGGTCTGCTCCGCAATGTATGTATTCCCGTGTCGGTGCGAAGGCTTGACGAAGACGGCCGGTTCAAAATCGTTGTCAAATACGTTGCCGCCGAAGTACATCTTATCTTTTTTGGGCCGATATATTCCGATAAGTTTCATTACACATTCGGCCATCGCTAAAATTACGCTTTAAGGACAATTTCAAAAATAACCAAAAATAAAATTATGCCAATGCAAATCAAGAATAACCTTAAGAAAGAAGCAGCTTTGGAAATCTTTCGTATTTTGTCGAAAAGTTCCGATGAAAACATAATCAGATTTGCTGCCATGGCAGAAACGCTCGCATCCCCGAATTACAAACCGATGATCGGAGCGGTCAGGGATATGTATGAGAAAAAGGGATCGGCCTTGGTTTTGACCAAAAGGATAATTCACGATGTGGATAAAAGATGCCAGGAAAAATTCCTGGAAAATTTCGTTTTGCCGGAACTACTGGAAAGGCTGGATAAAAGGGAAAAATCATTGATTCAGAGATCGGCCGCCCTTTTCACGCTTTTGATTTCCCCCTCAATGAGGTGCACTTTGCATTGCAAGGGATGTTACGCCGAGAATTACAAGAAAGAGGACGATCTTCCTTTTAATGTTTTGGACAGGGTTGTTAGTGAGGCCGAAGAAATGGGCGTGGCGTATTTTACCATTTTGGGCGGCGAACCGTTTATTCGGGAAGATCTTTTCGATCTTTACAAAAAGCATTCGGATTCTTATTTCGTTCCCTACACTAACGGCACGGTGATTACCGATAAAATTGCAAGAAGGTTACTTGAAGTTGGCAATGTCATGCCGCAATTCAGCGTCGAGGGATTCGAGGAAGATACGGATTTTAGAAGAGGCAAGGGTACTTTCCAAAAAGTAATGCAAGCGATGGATATTTTAAAAAAGAATAAAGTTCCATTCGGTTATTCGGTCTGTGTAACTAAGAAAA is a window of Candidatus Nealsonbacteria bacterium DGGOD1a DNA encoding:
- a CDS encoding TetR/AcrR family transcriptional regulator, translated to METITVRSEGVVGDTKKYIIGTARRLFSKYSYLGVSMSDIAKKLNFTKAALYYHFTGKAEIYGNVLDEVFSDLNSLILQALNEKTDDKKLRRVITSYLVFGLKEKNLVKALVLKLSPKERDTTEHIARLRERVAGLIEPIVKEALVDKKLAEKTDSKLLTSLLTCMMDGLLLECSFLDKKIDPEKVSDQIIKILFQN
- a CDS encoding glycosyltransferase, with the translated sequence MLSIVIPTFNEEKYLPRLLKSIERQTFRDYEVIVADNDSSDSTRAIAKSFGAKIVSGGMPGRGRNQGAKAARGEWLLFLDADVVLPPDFLGRAMTEIKNSDFSVATCLIDPLSDRRIDKLLHGSVNLYMRATRKFFAHAPGFCIFCEMKIHRKSGGFNEKIKLGEDIDYVHRLSKIAKFGLLRNVCIPVSVRRLDEDGRFKIVVKYVAAEVHLIFFGPIYSDKFHYTFGHR
- a CDS encoding radical SAM protein, with translation MPMQIKNNLKKEAALEIFRILSKSSDENIIRFAAMAETLASPNYKPMIGAVRDMYEKKGSALVLTKRIIHDVDKRCQEKFLENFVLPELLERLDKREKSLIQRSAALFTLLISPSMRCTLHCKGCYAENYKKEDDLPFNVLDRVVSEAEEMGVAYFTILGGEPFIREDLFDLYKKHSDSYFVPYTNGTVITDKIARRLLEVGNVMPQFSVEGFEEDTDFRRGKGTFQKVMQAMDILKKNKVPFGYSVCVTKKNAEVVMSDKFVDLMVDKGALMGWYFLYMPVCGDKNTELMPTPDQRNRQRIRRDYIRANKPLFIIDFWNDAPYVGGCIAAKHYSHVTNFGDVEPCIFTHFAQANIKNVSLKDAMDCDFFKEIRKRQPYSPNLLTPCMLIDNPQVSRELCQTCKVRPTHPGAQTLMNELKGDIDRYSIQVHQIFDKIWEDEHKK